A stretch of the Polyangiaceae bacterium genome encodes the following:
- a CDS encoding glycosyltransferase family 2 protein, giving the protein MALSFVIPFLNEEKTLRELYVRIREAVQPVLAEGEEFEVVFVDDGSTDDSVAEVLKLVDEHDSVRLIELQGNFGKSAALAAGFGQARGRVVFTLDADLQDDPKEIPRFLEKLEEGFDVVSGYKQKRNDPITKVLPSRVFNWMVRRSTGIRLRDVNCGFKAYKKVVLENVRLYGELHRFVPVLAHWKRFRVGEIVVEHHARVHGVSKFGGGRFFRGLMDLLTVVFLMKYERRPAHFFGGLGSLTLLAGVAVCTYLAVLKVMGEAIGHRPLLSLGVLLVVVGVQILATGLIAELMVHARPDMPFVVRKKSGFQPKEPGE; this is encoded by the coding sequence ATCGCCCTCTCCTTCGTGATCCCGTTCCTGAACGAGGAGAAGACCCTGCGCGAGCTCTACGTGCGCATCCGGGAGGCCGTGCAGCCCGTGCTCGCGGAAGGCGAAGAGTTCGAGGTGGTGTTCGTGGACGACGGCAGCACGGATGACTCGGTCGCCGAGGTGCTGAAGCTGGTGGACGAGCACGACAGCGTGCGGCTGATCGAGCTCCAGGGGAATTTCGGCAAGAGCGCCGCCTTGGCCGCGGGCTTCGGGCAAGCGCGCGGCCGCGTGGTGTTCACGCTGGACGCCGACCTGCAGGACGACCCCAAGGAGATCCCGCGCTTCCTCGAGAAGCTCGAGGAGGGCTTCGACGTGGTCAGCGGCTACAAGCAGAAGCGCAACGACCCGATCACGAAGGTGCTCCCCTCTCGGGTCTTCAATTGGATGGTGCGGCGCTCGACGGGGATTCGGCTGCGCGACGTCAACTGCGGCTTCAAGGCCTACAAGAAGGTCGTGCTCGAGAACGTGCGCCTGTACGGCGAGCTGCACCGCTTCGTGCCGGTGCTGGCCCACTGGAAGCGCTTCCGCGTGGGCGAGATCGTGGTCGAGCACCACGCCCGCGTGCACGGCGTGAGCAAGTTCGGCGGCGGGCGCTTCTTCCGCGGGCTGATGGATCTCCTGACCGTGGTGTTCCTGATGAAATACGAGCGCCGGCCCGCGCACTTCTTCGGCGGCCTGGGCTCGCTGACGCTGCTCGCGGGGGTCGCGGTGTGCACCTACTTGGCGGTCTTGAAGGTGATGGGAGAAGCCATCGGACACCGCCCGCTCCTGAGCCTGGGCGTGCTCCTGGTCGTGGTGGGCGTGCAGATCCTGGCCACGGGCCTGATCGCGGAGCTGATGGTCCACGCGCGGCCCGACATGCCGTTCGTGGTGCGCAAGAAGTCGGGCTTCCAGCCCAAGGAGCCCGGCGAATGA
- a CDS encoding class I SAM-dependent methyltransferase, with product MIPDSYFERFDTPKYRSRNPVQRELIRRFVTRLHALFLEAGPVESVLEVGVGEGFLSGYLSEKLPEKRFTGVDVREEDLARLRAKFPRITTHAANIYDVGQIPGRYDLVICAEVLEHVDDPDRALSALVSLKPQHLLLTVPHEPWFLLSNLMRGKNLSRLGNDPEHIQLFTSTRFRRLLERHLVLERTAKSYPWLLALGRPKA from the coding sequence ATGATCCCCGACAGCTACTTCGAGCGCTTCGACACGCCGAAGTACCGCTCGCGGAACCCGGTGCAGCGCGAGCTGATCCGCCGCTTCGTGACGCGCTTGCACGCGCTGTTCCTCGAGGCGGGACCCGTCGAGTCCGTGCTCGAGGTCGGCGTCGGGGAGGGCTTCCTCTCCGGCTATCTCTCGGAGAAGCTGCCGGAGAAGCGCTTCACCGGCGTGGACGTACGCGAGGAGGACCTCGCCCGCTTGCGCGCCAAGTTCCCGCGCATCACCACCCACGCCGCCAACATCTACGACGTCGGGCAGATCCCGGGGCGTTACGATCTGGTGATCTGCGCCGAGGTGCTGGAGCACGTGGACGATCCGGATCGCGCGCTCTCCGCGCTGGTCAGCCTGAAGCCGCAGCACCTGCTCCTGACCGTGCCGCACGAGCCCTGGTTCTTGCTGTCGAACCTGATGCGGGGAAAGAACCTGTCGCGCCTAGGCAACGACCCGGAGCACATCCAGCTCTTCACCTCGACGCGCTTCCGGCGCTTGCTCGAACGCCACCTGGTCCTGGAGCGCACGGCGAAGAGCTATCCGTGGTTGCTGGCGCTGGGCAGGCCGAAAGCCTGA
- a CDS encoding antibiotic biosynthesis monooxygenase, giving the protein MIVVTNRIPVAQGHQIDFEERFRRRVHLVDQAPGFVRNEVHRPRPMKFSHEPGGFVDDPGEQGYYEVKTWWRTLEDFVAWTRSPAFAEAHANRAPKEMFAGPSKLEIHEVFLSTDLGDEQPSGG; this is encoded by the coding sequence ATGATCGTCGTCACCAATCGAATCCCCGTCGCACAGGGCCACCAGATCGATTTCGAGGAGCGCTTCCGGCGACGCGTTCACCTCGTGGACCAAGCTCCGGGGTTCGTTCGCAACGAAGTGCACCGGCCCCGGCCGATGAAGTTCAGCCATGAACCAGGCGGCTTCGTGGACGACCCGGGCGAGCAGGGCTACTACGAGGTCAAGACCTGGTGGAGAACCCTGGAGGACTTCGTCGCCTGGACGAGGAGCCCGGCGTTCGCCGAGGCGCACGCGAACCGCGCTCCCAAGGAGATGTTCGCCGGCCCGAGCAAGCTGGAGATCCACGAGGTCTTTCTGAGCACCGACCTCGGTGACGAGCAGCCCAGCGGAGGCTGA
- a CDS encoding PhnD/SsuA/transferrin family substrate-binding protein, translating into MSDRVRVGVARSVGVTRLPMHMVDAAVTLARLERFCRALGGRLGLVAEPVQTRSYAELVQKLDDCEVDVAWLPPVVALHATQVGLALPLLAPIRGASSSFHTALFARAASELRGVDDLSGARVAWVDRESAAGYAVVRAALRAQGHDLARLFSRESFEGSHQAVVQSVSDGTADVGATYLHRGAGGALVSAGWGDAEMRVVFEHGPIPADVVAASVELEPALASRVVGALLDTPPSELRGAARELFEAEGFVRVDAAHLGPLASLIDHFDDRRGDR; encoded by the coding sequence ATGAGCGACAGGGTCAGGGTCGGCGTTGCGCGCAGCGTGGGGGTCACGCGGCTTCCCATGCACATGGTGGATGCCGCGGTGACGCTCGCGCGCCTCGAGCGCTTCTGCCGGGCGCTGGGGGGGCGCCTCGGTCTGGTCGCCGAGCCCGTTCAGACCCGCAGCTACGCGGAGCTGGTGCAGAAGCTCGACGACTGCGAGGTCGACGTCGCTTGGTTGCCCCCGGTGGTGGCGCTCCACGCGACCCAGGTCGGGTTGGCGCTGCCGCTCCTGGCGCCGATCCGCGGTGCTTCGTCGAGCTTTCACACCGCGCTGTTCGCGCGGGCCGCGTCCGAGCTCCGCGGCGTGGACGACCTCTCGGGAGCTCGCGTCGCTTGGGTCGATCGCGAGAGCGCCGCAGGCTACGCCGTGGTCCGCGCTGCCCTGCGCGCGCAGGGGCACGACCTCGCGCGACTGTTCTCCCGAGAGAGCTTCGAGGGCTCGCACCAGGCCGTGGTGCAGTCGGTGTCCGACGGCACCGCCGACGTCGGCGCTACTTATCTGCACCGCGGCGCGGGAGGCGCGCTCGTCAGCGCTGGCTGGGGCGACGCCGAGATGCGTGTCGTGTTCGAGCACGGGCCCATCCCGGCGGACGTGGTCGCCGCCTCGGTCGAGCTCGAGCCGGCGCTCGCTTCGCGGGTCGTCGGCGCGTTGCTCGACACGCCGCCCTCGGAGCTCCGCGGCGCGGCGCGCGAGCTGTTCGAGGCCGAAGGTTTCGTCCGCGTGGACGCCGCGCACCTCGGGCCGCTCGCGTCGCTGATCGATCACTTCGACGATCGCCGGGGCGATCGGTGA
- a CDS encoding sterol desaturase family protein: protein MISPIAFVAGAATWSFAEYSLHRFAGHAPRQRKSDQKPGLFDGDFGSEHQAHHTDTRYFTPTERKVKTAAVALAAVGTLGSLAFGPRRALSYVLGFGLTYAGYEILHRRTHTHAPRGFYGRWARKHHLSHHFSNPNTNHGVTSPVWDLVFGTYADHGKMRVPRRHAPLWLLDETGRVRPEYADGYEVAGVAPVEASAA from the coding sequence ATGATTTCGCCCATCGCCTTCGTCGCCGGTGCCGCCACCTGGAGCTTCGCCGAGTACTCCCTGCACCGCTTCGCGGGCCACGCACCCCGGCAGCGCAAGAGCGACCAGAAGCCCGGGCTGTTCGACGGGGACTTCGGCTCCGAGCACCAGGCGCACCACACCGACACGCGCTACTTCACCCCGACGGAGCGCAAGGTGAAGACCGCCGCCGTCGCGCTCGCGGCGGTCGGGACCCTGGGCTCGCTGGCTTTCGGACCGAGGCGCGCGCTGTCGTATGTGCTGGGGTTCGGGCTGACCTACGCCGGCTACGAGATCCTGCACCGCCGCACGCACACCCACGCGCCGCGCGGCTTCTACGGGCGCTGGGCGCGCAAGCACCACCTCTCGCACCACTTCTCCAACCCGAACACCAACCACGGCGTGACCAGCCCGGTGTGGGATCTCGTGTTTGGCACCTACGCGGACCACGGCAAGATGCGCGTGCCGCGCCGGCATGCGCCGCTCTGGTTGCTCGACGAGACGGGACGGGTTCGTCCAGAGTACGCCGACGGCTACGAGGTCGCGGGCGTCGCCCCGGTCGAAGCCTCAGCGGCCTGA
- a CDS encoding flippase-like domain-containing protein — MTSAKPETPPPDPPDRAEEVRTGAARVKRALRPVLAVFAVVFVVWAFRDLVRRWDSSSVHISWGLVALSLVPLGLGGLVLAGAWAYLVERMAGSKVAFGPALALHAESQLARYVPGKVGIPVVRMAGAKGIGVLPAVAGSSVFVELASFVAVGGLVGFGLIAWLGQSDASLGALLGRFAPIVVGLLGLVVALLVVVDRRRCPARLTRALGLQGEGPLVPRRLPLLHVAYWLTWALHGYLVTRAVGADALGAWSSSGMFVVAPIVGFLALAAPAGAGVREAVLSMGLVPVVGAAPALSALLLSRGATLVADVAVWLALRPLRARQSSGR, encoded by the coding sequence ATGACCTCGGCGAAGCCGGAGACGCCCCCTCCGGACCCGCCGGACCGGGCCGAGGAGGTGCGGACGGGAGCCGCTCGGGTCAAGCGCGCGCTCCGGCCGGTGCTCGCCGTCTTCGCCGTCGTCTTCGTGGTCTGGGCGTTCCGCGATCTGGTGCGGCGCTGGGACAGCAGCAGCGTCCACATCAGCTGGGGGCTCGTGGCGTTGTCCCTGGTGCCGCTCGGGCTCGGCGGCTTGGTGCTCGCTGGCGCCTGGGCGTATCTGGTCGAACGCATGGCGGGCTCGAAGGTGGCGTTCGGCCCTGCCCTCGCGCTGCACGCGGAGAGCCAGCTCGCCCGCTACGTCCCGGGAAAGGTCGGCATCCCCGTGGTGCGCATGGCCGGCGCCAAGGGCATCGGCGTCCTGCCGGCGGTGGCGGGCTCGTCGGTGTTCGTCGAGCTCGCCTCCTTCGTCGCCGTGGGCGGGCTGGTCGGCTTCGGCTTGATTGCTTGGCTCGGCCAGAGCGACGCGAGCCTCGGCGCGTTGCTCGGGCGCTTCGCCCCCATCGTCGTCGGACTGCTCGGGCTGGTCGTCGCCCTGCTCGTGGTGGTCGATCGGCGGCGCTGCCCGGCGCGCCTGACCCGCGCCCTCGGCCTGCAAGGCGAGGGGCCGCTGGTGCCTCGCCGTCTGCCGCTCCTTCACGTGGCGTACTGGCTGACCTGGGCGCTGCACGGCTACTTGGTGACGCGCGCAGTCGGCGCCGACGCGCTCGGTGCCTGGTCGAGCTCGGGCATGTTCGTGGTGGCGCCCATCGTCGGCTTCCTCGCGCTCGCCGCGCCGGCGGGCGCAGGTGTGCGCGAGGCGGTGCTCTCGATGGGCCTGGTGCCCGTCGTGGGCGCGGCCCCGGCGCTGTCGGCGCTCCTGCTCTCGCGTGGCGCGACCTTGGTGGCTGACGTGGCGGTCTGGCTCGCGCTGCGCCCGTTGCGCGCGCGCCAGAGCTCAGGCCGCTGA
- a CDS encoding tetratricopeptide repeat protein, which yields MKLRPTLRALLAVVALGVALPSSADAQFNPDGRKKGKKPGTFQPGGRPGGKPGGKPGGKPGGKPGGKPGAEPGGKPGGEPGAEPEGKGPKGPGKEALIQRYTGIVLAQPGAPFPLQRLAELYRERDGNVEKLIADFEKRAEAADGWNAQVALAGIYKQDGQHARAIATYEKAIAQKPSEPTAIMALANLLSDRGDKTAAVARYEAALPLLKNDADKEQVLRTLMQLALDLKRFDDAKKHHKALVARAKGSFYVRGELGRELMLRGDYERASAEYEDVVKAAAGDNRVLGPAQRDLGRALAKQGKRKEAMEMLRKALRTAGTQAGIRREIYEITVEIYRAEDRLRDLITELEGQNVSDPEQLRMLGSLYEETGQVDKALKTYKQALGKKTDDVGTRLKVVQLLQIQGELDEAIKQFEELIRAAPRNPDYVFQLAEALIQRGDRQKALEQLKKLEARSGNDEETLAALVDFYERVEEKQRAMDVLQRLSKTGRGDPRHLVELGDRYWQEGDKTKAQQTWARIKIIVPDKARANEVLGEVYLEHDMPQQAIEALREAMKLQPKAMKYKKAYAMGLERTGASAGSVEQRNRQYDEARKIWEAIAKEAGDSNEHLAREARQHIVTLWGLSGQLEQRAVPLDRRLKQTPPDLEAGRLLAEVQVRLRRYADAERTLGLIVQKAPGDIGSLTQLERVLVLRRKLKEAIATLKKLTLADPKRAREYYQRMAGYAAELYQDDDAIQYAAKAVELSPDDAEGHKKLGEMYRRRQDTSRAINAFRQAIAKNDRLFAVYFQLAELLMGQGELDEADRLLRRVIRASPDEELVAQAARLSMQVNLGKGTLESLEKELLPVALGNPQKPLYRRLLVELYGAMAFPLAHHARSPEAATADKARAELKKIGERAVKPLLDALTDEKDQQQRTAIELLGYIENRSAGSALFAFATGNADAELRARAMLAVGSLRDPALLPKLGDVLAPGGQIRADESDPVVVAAAWSVARMQSPQARALLGKMLKSDSPSLRALGAIGIGLIKDKRAGAELGEIARSVDAGGLPRAAAAFALGEIGDKSQADTLAQLAESSDGGARGAAVIALARLGASGASRVIAEALVSGDPALATAATAAALVIATGEHRATRDALIVPEGRIDVRAVLERLVPKGYTAEEHAKALVKLAPSLGQASLSAAQSSPERARAVGDALLARGGKPAFGPLTRDLEQVSAAVRAEAEKAAEDIAKSTVPAFVALASHPAPDVRARAIQLLATQSAPSAERAVLDHLDDPDATVQRAALAAVERTRPAGAVPAVTALVGSAKDWPARVRAAETLAVLAAGTADKKAVEALRRAALSDKTALVREAAIIALGKIDPAAAREIAGKIAGTDAEPRVRDAARAAGGAK from the coding sequence GTGAAGCTCCGCCCCACCCTCCGCGCCCTGCTCGCCGTCGTCGCGCTGGGTGTCGCGCTGCCTTCGTCGGCAGACGCCCAGTTCAACCCGGACGGGCGCAAGAAAGGGAAGAAGCCCGGCACCTTCCAGCCCGGCGGCAGGCCGGGCGGCAAACCCGGCGGCAAGCCCGGCGGCAAGCCCGGCGGCAAGCCGGGCGGCAAGCCGGGTGCCGAGCCCGGCGGCAAGCCGGGCGGCGAGCCCGGGGCCGAGCCGGAAGGCAAGGGGCCGAAGGGTCCCGGCAAGGAGGCGCTGATCCAGCGCTACACCGGGATCGTCCTCGCCCAGCCGGGAGCGCCCTTCCCGCTCCAGCGCCTGGCCGAGCTCTACCGGGAGCGCGACGGCAACGTCGAGAAGCTCATCGCCGACTTCGAGAAGCGCGCGGAGGCGGCCGACGGCTGGAACGCGCAGGTGGCCCTCGCCGGCATCTACAAGCAAGACGGCCAGCACGCGCGGGCCATCGCCACCTACGAGAAGGCCATCGCGCAGAAGCCGAGCGAGCCCACCGCCATCATGGCACTCGCGAACCTGCTGTCGGATCGCGGCGACAAGACCGCCGCCGTGGCGCGCTACGAGGCGGCGCTGCCGCTCTTGAAGAACGACGCGGACAAGGAGCAGGTGCTGCGTACGCTGATGCAGCTCGCCCTCGACCTGAAACGCTTCGACGACGCGAAGAAGCACCACAAGGCGCTGGTCGCGCGAGCGAAGGGCTCGTTCTACGTGCGCGGTGAGCTGGGCCGCGAGCTGATGCTGCGCGGCGACTACGAGCGGGCCTCGGCGGAGTACGAGGACGTGGTCAAGGCGGCCGCCGGCGACAACCGCGTGCTCGGCCCGGCGCAGCGCGACCTGGGCCGCGCGCTGGCCAAGCAGGGCAAGCGCAAAGAAGCCATGGAGATGCTGCGTAAGGCCCTGCGGACCGCGGGGACACAGGCCGGCATCCGGCGCGAGATCTACGAGATCACTGTGGAGATCTACCGCGCAGAAGATCGACTGCGCGATCTGATCACGGAGCTCGAGGGCCAGAACGTGTCCGACCCGGAGCAGCTGCGCATGCTGGGCAGCCTGTACGAAGAGACGGGTCAGGTGGACAAGGCGCTCAAGACCTACAAGCAAGCGCTGGGCAAGAAGACCGACGACGTCGGAACACGGCTGAAGGTCGTGCAGCTCCTACAGATCCAGGGGGAGCTGGACGAGGCCATCAAGCAGTTCGAGGAGCTGATCCGCGCGGCGCCCCGCAACCCCGACTACGTGTTCCAGCTGGCGGAGGCCTTGATTCAGCGCGGCGACCGCCAGAAGGCGCTGGAGCAGCTGAAGAAGCTCGAGGCCCGCTCGGGCAACGACGAGGAGACGCTGGCGGCGCTGGTGGACTTCTACGAGCGTGTCGAGGAGAAGCAGCGCGCCATGGACGTGCTCCAGCGGCTCTCGAAGACCGGCCGCGGCGACCCGCGCCACCTGGTCGAGCTGGGCGACCGCTACTGGCAAGAGGGCGACAAGACGAAGGCCCAGCAGACCTGGGCGCGCATCAAGATAATCGTGCCGGACAAGGCCCGCGCCAACGAGGTGCTCGGCGAGGTGTACCTGGAGCACGACATGCCGCAGCAGGCCATCGAGGCGCTGCGCGAGGCGATGAAGCTCCAGCCCAAGGCCATGAAGTACAAGAAGGCCTACGCCATGGGGCTGGAGCGCACCGGCGCGAGCGCCGGCAGCGTCGAGCAGCGTAACCGGCAGTACGACGAGGCCCGCAAGATCTGGGAGGCCATCGCCAAGGAGGCCGGCGACAGCAACGAGCACCTGGCCCGCGAAGCGCGCCAGCACATCGTCACGCTGTGGGGGCTCTCCGGGCAGCTCGAGCAGCGCGCCGTGCCGCTCGACCGGCGCCTGAAGCAGACGCCCCCGGACCTGGAGGCAGGCCGCCTCCTCGCGGAGGTGCAGGTCCGCCTGCGGCGCTACGCCGACGCCGAGCGCACGCTGGGCTTGATCGTGCAGAAGGCCCCCGGCGACATCGGCAGCTTGACCCAGCTCGAGCGCGTGCTGGTCCTGCGCCGCAAGCTGAAGGAGGCCATCGCCACGCTGAAGAAGCTCACCCTGGCCGACCCCAAGCGTGCCCGCGAGTATTACCAGCGCATGGCGGGCTACGCCGCCGAGCTCTACCAGGACGACGACGCCATCCAATACGCGGCCAAGGCGGTGGAGCTCTCGCCGGACGACGCCGAGGGGCACAAGAAGCTCGGCGAGATGTACCGCCGCCGCCAGGACACCTCGCGCGCGATCAACGCCTTCCGCCAGGCCATCGCCAAGAACGACCGGCTGTTCGCGGTCTACTTCCAGCTCGCCGAGCTGCTCATGGGGCAAGGCGAGCTCGACGAGGCCGACCGCCTGCTCCGCCGGGTCATCCGCGCGTCGCCGGACGAGGAGCTGGTCGCCCAGGCGGCGCGCCTGAGCATGCAGGTGAACCTGGGCAAGGGCACGCTGGAGTCGCTGGAGAAGGAGCTGCTGCCGGTCGCGCTCGGCAACCCGCAGAAGCCGCTCTACCGGCGCCTCTTGGTCGAGCTCTACGGCGCCATGGCCTTCCCGCTGGCGCACCACGCGCGGAGCCCCGAAGCCGCCACCGCCGACAAGGCGCGCGCTGAGCTGAAGAAGATCGGCGAGCGCGCCGTGAAGCCTCTGCTCGACGCGCTGACCGACGAGAAGGACCAGCAGCAACGCACCGCCATCGAGCTGCTCGGCTACATCGAGAACAGGAGTGCCGGCTCGGCGCTGTTCGCCTTCGCGACCGGCAACGCCGACGCGGAGCTGCGCGCGCGCGCCATGCTCGCGGTAGGCTCGCTCAGGGATCCGGCGCTGTTGCCGAAGCTCGGCGACGTCCTGGCGCCGGGCGGACAGATCCGGGCGGACGAGTCGGATCCGGTGGTGGTCGCCGCAGCCTGGTCGGTGGCGCGCATGCAGTCGCCCCAGGCCCGGGCGCTGCTCGGCAAGATGTTGAAGAGCGACTCGCCCAGCCTGCGCGCCCTCGGCGCCATCGGCATCGGGCTTATCAAGGACAAGCGCGCCGGCGCGGAGCTCGGCGAGATCGCGCGCTCGGTGGACGCGGGCGGCTTGCCGCGCGCGGCTGCCGCCTTCGCGCTGGGCGAGATCGGCGACAAGTCCCAGGCGGACACCCTGGCGCAGCTCGCCGAGTCGAGCGACGGCGGCGCGCGCGGCGCCGCGGTGATCGCCCTGGCGCGGCTCGGCGCGAGCGGCGCGTCGCGGGTGATCGCCGAGGCCCTCGTCAGCGGCGATCCGGCGCTGGCCACCGCGGCCACCGCAGCGGCGCTGGTCATCGCCACCGGCGAGCACCGCGCGACGCGCGACGCGCTCATCGTCCCCGAGGGACGCATCGACGTGCGTGCCGTGCTCGAGCGGCTGGTGCCCAAGGGTTACACCGCCGAGGAGCACGCCAAGGCGCTGGTGAAGCTCGCGCCCTCCCTCGGACAAGCGAGCTTGTCCGCCGCGCAGAGCTCGCCGGAGCGTGCCCGCGCGGTGGGCGACGCGCTCCTCGCCCGCGGCGGCAAGCCCGCCTTCGGCCCGCTCACTCGGGATCTCGAGCAGGTGAGCGCCGCGGTGCGCGCCGAGGCCGAGAAGGCCGCCGAGGACATCGCCAAGAGCACCGTCCCCGCCTTCGTCGCGCTGGCGAGCCATCCCGCGCCGGACGTGCGGGCTCGCGCCATCCAGCTCCTGGCCACGCAGAGCGCGCCGAGCGCGGAGCGCGCGGTGCTCGATCACCTGGACGATCCGGACGCCACGGTGCAGCGTGCGGCCCTCGCCGCCGTCGAGCGCACGCGCCCGGCCGGCGCCGTGCCCGCGGTGACCGCGCTGGTCGGCAGCGCCAAGGACTGGCCCGCGCGGGTGCGGGCCGCGGAGACGCTGGCCGTGCTCGCCGCCGGCACGGCCGACAAGAAGGCCGTCGAGGCGCTCAGACGCGCGGCGCTCTCGGACAAGACGGCGCTGGTGCGCGAGGCCGCCATCATCGCCCTGGGCAAGATCGATCCGGCCGCCGCCCGGGAGATCGCCGGCAAGATCGCCGGCACTGACGCCGAGCCCCGCGTCCGCGACGCGGCCCGCGCTGCCGGAGGCGCCAAGTGA
- the tsaD gene encoding tRNA (adenosine(37)-N6)-threonylcarbamoyltransferase complex transferase subunit TsaD: MLVLGLETSCDETGAALVDDTGRVHADVVQSQVVHAAFGGIVPELASRDHLKNGGPVLHAALDKAGVTLADVDGIAVTCRPGLSGALLVGVQLARGLAWATDKPVVGVDHLVGHLLAVFLSYPDLAPVPPPELPFVALLASGGHTALYRVDGLELSQVRELGATRDDAAGEAFDKVAKALGLGYPGGPVIDRLAKEGNPDAIPLARPMPSRATLEFSFSGLKTNVARWVEAHGRPGDDQTLRDICAAFQRRVVDTLVKKAMLAVRQEGVQTLVLGGGVAANRELRERAQAAADKAGLRLVVPPFRACTDNAAMIAYAGLVRLARGEDDSDTLTTSPRTSLETVTRKGRGRRG; the protein is encoded by the coding sequence ATGCTCGTCCTCGGCCTCGAGACCTCCTGCGACGAGACCGGCGCCGCCCTGGTGGACGACACCGGCCGCGTGCACGCCGACGTGGTGCAGAGCCAGGTGGTGCACGCCGCGTTCGGCGGCATCGTGCCCGAGCTCGCCTCGCGGGATCACCTGAAGAACGGCGGCCCCGTGCTGCACGCCGCGCTCGACAAGGCCGGCGTCACGCTGGCCGACGTGGACGGCATCGCGGTGACCTGCCGCCCCGGCCTCTCCGGCGCGCTGCTGGTCGGCGTGCAGCTCGCCCGAGGTCTGGCCTGGGCCACGGACAAACCCGTCGTCGGCGTCGATCACCTGGTCGGTCACCTGCTCGCGGTCTTCCTCTCGTACCCCGATCTCGCGCCCGTGCCGCCGCCGGAGCTGCCCTTCGTGGCGCTGCTCGCCTCCGGCGGTCACACCGCGCTCTACCGCGTGGACGGCCTGGAGCTGTCGCAAGTGCGCGAGCTCGGCGCGACGCGCGACGACGCCGCCGGCGAGGCCTTCGACAAGGTCGCGAAGGCCCTGGGCCTCGGCTACCCCGGCGGCCCGGTGATCGATCGCCTGGCCAAGGAGGGCAACCCCGACGCCATCCCCCTCGCGCGACCCATGCCCAGCCGTGCCACGCTCGAGTTCAGCTTCAGCGGCCTGAAGACCAACGTGGCCCGCTGGGTCGAGGCGCACGGCCGCCCCGGAGACGACCAGACGCTCCGCGACATCTGCGCGGCGTTCCAGCGCCGCGTGGTGGACACGCTGGTGAAGAAGGCGATGCTCGCCGTGCGGCAGGAGGGCGTGCAGACGCTGGTGCTCGGCGGCGGCGTCGCCGCCAACCGCGAGCTCCGCGAGCGCGCGCAGGCCGCGGCAGACAAGGCGGGCCTGCGGCTGGTGGTGCCGCCGTTCAGAGCGTGTACGGACAACGCGGCGATGATCGCCTACGCGGGGCTCGTGCGGCTCGCGCGCGGTGAGGACGACAGCGACACGCTGACCACGAGCCCGAGGACGTCGCTGGAGACGGTGACGCGGAAGGGGCGGGGGCGGAGGGGGTGA
- a CDS encoding metallophosphoesterase: protein MRIVAVADTHLYHRELRVPDGDVFVHAGDLCRSGHVRELAIALDWIAELPHRRKIVVAGNHDWAFVRDRVTALRLLGPGVVYLEDERLDIGGVSFWGSPWQPEFCSWAFNLPRGKALAEKWALIPEPVDVLVTHGPPQGIGDRTSTERREGCTDLLVRVQQVRPRLHLFGHIHEDGGAWLLDDTWFANVTTWECERSPTVFDIDVATKVVTAVDVPVARGRDSGA, encoded by the coding sequence ATGCGGATCGTCGCCGTCGCCGACACGCACCTCTACCACCGCGAGCTCCGGGTCCCGGACGGCGACGTCTTCGTCCACGCCGGCGATCTGTGTCGCAGCGGCCACGTCCGCGAGCTGGCCATCGCACTCGACTGGATCGCGGAGCTGCCGCATCGCCGCAAGATCGTCGTGGCCGGCAATCACGACTGGGCCTTCGTGCGCGACCGGGTCACGGCGCTCCGCCTGCTCGGGCCGGGGGTCGTCTACCTCGAGGACGAACGCCTCGACATCGGCGGCGTGTCGTTCTGGGGCAGCCCCTGGCAACCGGAGTTCTGCTCCTGGGCCTTCAACCTGCCGCGCGGTAAGGCCCTGGCCGAAAAATGGGCGCTGATCCCCGAGCCTGTGGACGTGCTCGTCACCCACGGACCGCCCCAGGGCATCGGCGATCGCACCAGCACCGAGCGGCGCGAGGGCTGCACGGACCTGCTGGTGCGGGTCCAGCAGGTGAGACCTCGGCTGCACCTGTTCGGTCACATTCACGAAGACGGCGGAGCCTGGCTGCTCGACGACACCTGGTTCGCCAACGTGACCACCTGGGAGTGCGAGCGAAGCCCGACGGTCTTCGACATCGACGTCGCCACCAAAGTCGTCACGGCCGTGGACGTCCCGGTTGCGCGGGGCCGCGACTCGGGCGCGTGA